A stretch of the Bdellovibrio sp. 22V genome encodes the following:
- a CDS encoding exonuclease domain-containing protein, producing MNLDLPLNEYTYVAFDTETSGAYPVGFDIVELGAVKWYKGQEIGRMQFLLKPRELMSDFIIGIHGITNEMVQDAPTMADKIHEVHEFIKGSVVMAHHAPFDLGFVTLDFEKALLPLPAEPALCTSLLSRKWIHGVDNHKLQTLVKHLQIDGGQAHRAYDDAKSCLHVGLACFEKMGEQTTLAQAIKSQGKNLYWKDYALMMSANTHIKTLIEAVQNKKHVDMVYQGGSAKGEVRRLTPIGIVRNPDGDYLQAFCHKDQTAKRYYLNRIGDVAVVF from the coding sequence ATGAACTTGGATCTTCCATTAAACGAGTACACATATGTCGCATTTGATACGGAAACGAGCGGAGCTTATCCGGTCGGTTTCGATATCGTCGAGTTGGGTGCCGTGAAGTGGTACAAGGGGCAAGAGATCGGGCGAATGCAGTTTCTGCTCAAACCCCGCGAGCTCATGAGCGATTTTATTATCGGCATTCATGGCATCACCAACGAAATGGTTCAGGACGCACCGACCATGGCGGATAAAATCCACGAGGTGCACGAGTTTATTAAAGGTTCTGTTGTGATGGCTCATCACGCGCCTTTCGATTTGGGATTTGTGACGTTGGATTTTGAAAAAGCGCTTTTGCCGTTGCCTGCCGAACCTGCTTTATGCACAAGTCTTCTTTCGCGCAAATGGATTCACGGTGTGGACAATCACAAACTGCAAACTTTGGTGAAGCACCTGCAGATTGACGGTGGGCAGGCACATCGTGCGTACGACGACGCGAAGTCGTGCTTGCATGTTGGCTTGGCGTGCTTTGAAAAAATGGGTGAGCAAACAACGCTCGCTCAGGCGATCAAAAGTCAGGGCAAAAACCTGTATTGGAAAGACTATGCTTTGATGATGTCAGCCAATACTCACATTAAAACTCTGATTGAAGCCGTTCAGAATAAAAAGCATGTGGATATGGTTTATCAAGGCGGCTCTGCCAAAGGAGAAGTTCGCCGTTTGACTCCGATTGGAATTGTCAGAAACCCGGACGGAGATTATTTGCAGGCTTTTTGTCACAAAGACCAAACCGCAAAACGTTATTACTTAAATCGTATTGGTGACGTTGCGGTCGTTTTTTAA
- a CDS encoding DMT family transporter: MPALSPRLRGTIQISIASVGFGFLGIFGKWAFASGLSVGEFLSYRFTLAALLIWIFLLLFKPGWIRLTGKQTVIASLLGIFGYALFSTLYFEAVEGVSVTLAALLLYTYPFWVNVFSHFFTHDKISRKEALCLVAASTGLVLLLWGHIEVQNIWAIVAGLLSGISYAIYVLLSGRLQKNVRPISSTLYVITFGAIALSLFHRPDFSQVQSLTSFQASCILGIALICTILPLTLELAALQKLKSTEVALLMMIEPLTAAIMGAILFHESLSLRQFIGALIIAGALVVNTIAKKQSISN; the protein is encoded by the coding sequence ATGCCCGCACTCAGCCCACGCTTACGAGGAACGATTCAAATTTCCATCGCCAGCGTGGGTTTTGGTTTTTTAGGGATCTTCGGAAAATGGGCTTTTGCTTCGGGGCTTTCTGTCGGCGAGTTTCTTTCTTATCGCTTCACTCTGGCCGCTCTTCTTATCTGGATTTTTCTTCTGCTCTTCAAACCAGGCTGGATTCGTTTGACGGGAAAACAAACTGTCATTGCGTCTTTGCTGGGAATTTTCGGTTACGCTTTATTTTCGACTCTGTATTTTGAAGCGGTGGAAGGTGTCAGCGTCACGCTGGCGGCTTTGTTGCTTTATACGTATCCGTTTTGGGTGAACGTCTTTTCGCATTTTTTTACTCACGATAAAATTTCACGCAAAGAAGCTCTTTGTCTTGTTGCCGCTTCCACAGGACTTGTTCTTTTGTTATGGGGTCATATCGAAGTACAAAACATTTGGGCGATCGTCGCGGGACTGCTTTCAGGAATTAGTTACGCCATTTATGTTTTGCTTTCAGGGCGTTTGCAAAAAAATGTCAGACCGATTTCATCCACTCTGTATGTTATTACGTTTGGAGCGATCGCGCTGTCTTTGTTCCATCGTCCTGATTTTTCCCAAGTGCAAAGCCTTACAAGCTTTCAGGCATCGTGCATTTTAGGAATCGCCTTGATCTGCACGATTTTGCCTTTGACGTTAGAACTCGCAGCTTTGCAAAAATTAAAAAGCACCGAAGTGGCTTTGCTTATGATGATCGAACCGCTTACAGCCGCGATCATGGGTGCGATTCTTTTTCACGAAAGCCTGAGTCTTCGTCAATTTATCGGTGCCCTTATTATTGCCGGCGCTCTTGTCGTGAATACGATTGCCAAGAAGCAATCCATCTCAAACTGA
- the motA gene encoding flagellar motor stator protein MotA, whose translation MGFVGIIVVFVMVFGGFLLAGGHMSVIIKAAPLELMIIGGAALGAYIIANPMKIIKAGFKLSIKAMTAKGPQKKDYVELLQMMFQLFQAFRKEGPQGIEKHIEEPDKSDIFKAYPSFMHNHHAVHFLCDTMKITLSAEMSPYDVDDLLDADIKAIHSEEHMAAHAVQTVADGFPGLGIVAAVLGIVKTMAHLTEGVEKIGALVASALVGTMLGVFGAYGLIGPTATKMNADIEAEGRYLSCIKAAMVALQRGAPPIVCVEYARRSIMPEERPSFDEIDKATKEIKKAA comes from the coding sequence ATGGGATTTGTAGGTATCATAGTTGTATTCGTGATGGTGTTCGGCGGCTTCCTTTTAGCCGGTGGTCACATGTCCGTAATTATCAAAGCAGCTCCGCTGGAATTGATGATTATCGGGGGCGCGGCATTAGGTGCATACATCATTGCCAATCCGATGAAGATCATTAAAGCCGGTTTCAAACTCAGTATCAAAGCGATGACTGCGAAAGGACCGCAAAAGAAAGACTACGTCGAACTTTTGCAGATGATGTTTCAACTTTTTCAGGCTTTCAGAAAAGAAGGACCTCAAGGGATTGAAAAACATATTGAAGAACCGGATAAGAGCGACATCTTCAAAGCCTATCCCAGCTTCATGCACAATCACCACGCGGTTCACTTCTTGTGCGATACGATGAAGATCACTCTTTCTGCAGAGATGTCTCCTTACGACGTCGATGATCTTTTGGATGCCGATATTAAAGCGATTCACTCGGAAGAACACATGGCAGCTCATGCCGTGCAAACTGTGGCGGATGGTTTCCCGGGTTTGGGTATCGTCGCCGCCGTTTTGGGTATCGTAAAAACGATGGCTCACTTGACCGAAGGGGTTGAAAAGATTGGTGCCCTTGTTGCCAGCGCCCTTGTGGGAACGATGTTAGGGGTTTTCGGTGCCTACGGTTTGATTGGTCCGACAGCAACAAAGATGAATGCGGATATCGAAGCGGAAGGTCGTTACTTGTCTTGTATTAAAGCGGCGATGGTGGCTTTGCAAAGAGGCGCTCCGCCAATCGTGTGTGTCGAGTATGCGCGTCGGTCGATCATGCCGGAAGAGCGTCCTTCTTTCGATGAGATCGACAAGGCAACAAAAGAAATTAAGAAAGCGGCTTAA
- a CDS encoding TorF family putative porin: MRRYIAFIIILATSLGAYAADGNHSPTFALSGDVSLLSHYVENGLSQSDQSPALQGSFWFNFGPQFRLGVWGSNTNFDNSDDHFNLRLNADIKVNFTANTHAVISYSESQYYNGGEHNGNILGLHLHFWDYRIVYEGFSNWEATDERSTRVAFGALTTVFGSWKWNNEIGYNTPQVDTINPYFDARTGLGTKWGVIFFEGALTGTSESSQFHGAGDFFFILSAKTEL; encoded by the coding sequence ATGCGAAGATACATTGCTTTTATAATTATTCTTGCGACGTCCTTAGGTGCTTACGCTGCCGATGGAAATCACTCTCCCACCTTTGCGCTTTCCGGAGACGTGAGTCTTCTTTCCCACTATGTGGAAAATGGACTCTCGCAAAGCGACCAATCCCCGGCTTTGCAGGGCTCGTTTTGGTTTAACTTCGGCCCGCAATTCCGCCTGGGTGTATGGGGATCGAATACAAATTTCGATAATAGCGATGATCATTTCAACCTGCGTTTGAACGCCGACATCAAAGTCAACTTCACTGCAAACACTCACGCTGTCATCAGTTACAGCGAAAGCCAGTACTACAACGGTGGCGAGCACAACGGAAATATCTTAGGTCTGCATCTTCACTTCTGGGATTATCGCATTGTGTATGAGGGTTTCAGTAACTGGGAAGCCACGGACGAACGCTCTACGCGCGTTGCCTTTGGGGCTCTCACGACAGTTTTTGGTTCTTGGAAATGGAATAATGAGATCGGTTACAACACTCCGCAGGTCGACACCATCAATCCTTATTTTGATGCTCGCACCGGATTGGGAACAAAATGGGGTGTGATTTTCTTTGAGGGAGCTCTCACCGGTACCAGCGAAAGCTCGCAATTCCATGGCGCTGGAGATTTTTTCTTTATTCTGTCTGCGAAGACGGAGTTGTAA
- a CDS encoding flagellar motor protein MotB has translation MAEKKQTIVIKKIIVSGGGHHGGSWKVALADFMTALMAFFLVMWLVGQSEETKKAVSDYFSTPSVIEYNFQNFGAELTLEKLFLDILNEPLKAFQSFMEPVDKTPNLLDMGSAKVVAAYLADQMNDVAKNVVVTPEGYDFDIPDYMLFERGSAQPNANFVKVMDKIKGVTSGLKDADIKITSGLFVQAVPDGSVMSANKVASERFDIVRNKILASLEGNTTTISGGINVKEKRGEIDPAKLIGFIRIKIAQKEITSDGRKPRKLETLFGPSRVDMSVYDNFVNQISNRKKEKAAAGQDLKQQVDQELKEETGITTPSSQTE, from the coding sequence ATGGCAGAGAAAAAACAGACAATCGTCATCAAAAAGATTATCGTCTCTGGCGGCGGTCACCACGGGGGATCCTGGAAGGTGGCCTTGGCCGACTTTATGACGGCGTTGATGGCCTTTTTCCTCGTGATGTGGCTTGTGGGTCAATCTGAAGAGACGAAGAAGGCCGTGTCTGATTATTTTTCGACGCCTTCAGTGATTGAATATAACTTCCAAAACTTCGGTGCGGAATTAACTCTGGAAAAACTTTTCTTGGATATCTTGAACGAACCATTGAAAGCCTTCCAAAGTTTTATGGAGCCCGTGGATAAAACTCCGAATCTTTTGGATATGGGATCTGCAAAAGTCGTAGCGGCTTATCTTGCGGATCAGATGAACGATGTGGCAAAGAACGTCGTTGTCACTCCGGAAGGTTATGACTTCGATATCCCTGATTACATGCTTTTTGAAAGAGGTTCCGCTCAACCGAATGCGAACTTCGTTAAAGTCATGGACAAAATCAAAGGCGTTACTTCCGGCTTGAAAGACGCGGACATTAAGATCACCTCTGGTCTTTTCGTACAAGCGGTTCCAGACGGCAGTGTGATGTCGGCGAATAAAGTGGCTTCGGAAAGATTTGATATCGTACGCAACAAGATCCTGGCGTCACTCGAGGGTAATACCACGACGATTTCCGGCGGCATCAACGTTAAAGAAAAGCGCGGTGAAATTGATCCGGCAAAGCTGATTGGTTTTATCCGCATTAAGATCGCGCAAAAAGAAATTACGTCAGACGGCAGAAAACCGCGCAAGCTCGAAACTTTGTTCGGGCCTTCTCGTGTGGATATGTCTGTGTATGATAACTTTGTGAATCAGATCAGCAACCGCAAAAAAGAAAAAGCGGCTGCAGGACAAGATTTGAAACAACAAGTGGATCAAGAGCTGAAAGAAGAAACGGGAATTACAACTCCGTCTTCGCAGACAGAATAA
- a CDS encoding pseudouridine synthase — protein sequence MSENNSTQRVRLNKLIADSGLASRRHADRMIEEGQVTVNGKRVYELGIKVDPQNDRILVEGKPLRKPLTQKLYIMFNKPKGVLTTMEDPHDRPTIAEYLEGVPTRVFPVGRLDWDSEGMLLLTNDGDFANKVMHPKAEVTKTYLVKLDGQPLPHHIEKLKKGVTIVGGKVSARHLEKIKKAGDNKSGKYDWYKIVITEGKNRQIRQMFAKVGFDVLKLQRVGVGRLRLGALKPGELVYLNDVAIERVFLPDDPDEVKTKRTYKGRAASFKKTAKPASRLRVKKSKEK from the coding sequence ATGTCTGAAAATAACTCCACTCAAAGAGTTCGACTTAACAAATTAATCGCAGATAGCGGCTTGGCGTCCCGTCGTCATGCAGATCGCATGATCGAAGAAGGCCAAGTCACAGTGAACGGCAAACGCGTTTACGAGTTGGGTATCAAAGTCGATCCGCAAAATGATCGCATTCTTGTTGAAGGTAAACCTCTTCGCAAGCCTTTGACTCAAAAACTTTACATCATGTTCAACAAGCCAAAAGGTGTTTTGACAACGATGGAAGATCCGCATGATCGTCCAACGATTGCAGAATATCTTGAAGGTGTTCCAACTCGCGTTTTCCCTGTGGGCCGTTTGGACTGGGACTCTGAAGGCATGCTTCTTTTGACGAATGACGGTGATTTCGCCAACAAGGTTATGCACCCGAAAGCGGAAGTCACAAAAACTTATCTTGTGAAGCTAGATGGCCAACCTCTGCCTCACCACATTGAAAAGCTGAAAAAAGGCGTGACCATCGTGGGCGGTAAAGTTTCTGCCCGTCACTTAGAGAAAATTAAAAAAGCAGGCGATAACAAATCCGGCAAATACGATTGGTACAAAATCGTGATCACGGAAGGTAAGAATCGTCAGATCCGTCAGATGTTCGCGAAAGTGGGCTTTGACGTTTTGAAACTTCAACGTGTCGGTGTCGGCCGCTTGCGCTTGGGCGCGTTGAAGCCAGGCGAGCTTGTTTACTTAAATGACGTTGCAATTGAGCGTGTTTTCCTTCCTGACGATCCGGATGAAGTGAAAACAAAACGCACTTACAAAGGCCGCGCGGCTTCTTTCAAAAAAACCGCAAAACCTGCCTCTCGCTTGAGAGTTAAAAAGAGCAAAGAAAAATAA
- a CDS encoding tail fiber domain-containing protein: protein MLYGTYLALLLFLSASVGLASPNSLTYQGRILKSDGAPLEHNSVSFLFEITNNSGSCVIYREQKNGINMTNSHGVFDVPIGTGTKMFPSSPTKTLLSAFDNSVVHDCADGDNNVAGTYTPAVGHTRLLRVQFHDGSGWKVISPDNEIRTVPYAAYAKSAEKLGENLASDFVIKTGIPTCGASEFLTWNGTALSCSAVSGASGGTVTNVSSANAYLSVTNGTSTPQLTVNVGTVAGTVAAGNDSRFTDARTPSGSAGGDLSGTYPNPSVAKLQGVAVSAVAPTSGHFLKYDGTNWLSSAIAIADVTNLSTTLSNYHTVAAFNAAVGSGNCAAHQTPYWNSVSGSFQCQAINVSVAGDVSGTIGAVSVNKIKGVDVDTTGLASGQVLKYDGTKWAPANDSNAGGTITNIATGTGLSGGPITSTGTISLANTAVTAGSYGSATQVGTFTVDAQGRLTAAGNTAITFPVTSVATKTGAVTLDYGDINNAATKYLTYRPNNVACTDGQVLKWITANSRWECANDTDTSSGGTVTNIATGTGLTGGPITSTGTISLANTAVTAGSYTRANITVDAQGRLTAASNGASVNLASEVTGTLPVANGGTGATSLTANRLLASNGTGSAITAFNCATGQLVTFDATGMMICSTFTTSSVFVNGGNSFGAAGVLGTNDSNAMNIETNNTTRLTISAAGDLAVNTTIDTNAKMKIRSGSTTQVPMILDSPASGIPSIDFLRNGTWKGTLGFANGAGDEFYISNGVNGPIIFDTNNDEKMRVQADGKVGIGSSGPGALLQVGAWDAQATYNSIFVGSYHNTLGQAQFVGNWNSTGYWGIGPVANPANGVVRIGNANPTGDWRATQDLALQVPGRIGIGATTTNPERVLHIKGTGGSDDDVYIQSQHSSTGEGALILTRARDSAGAPAAVLTNDSLGFLSFRGYDGAAFVNAGSISSYAASDFATSKSAILTFNTLASGTVAERMRIHSNGYVGIGTTLPGGHLSVSSASAYTMIYNTNTAAGGQAWRWLSSSTAAPLGADSMCFALNVCYFSLYATGNATLSGTLTQSSDVRLKNDITPILNALDKITNIQGVTYQWIDKEKDQSKQMGLIAQDVEKVFPEVVKTDKNGFKSVAYQNLVAPIIEAIKEVNHRWSSDSQIIHKELVAQKREIASLKEENKKLKTQVEEISSIKKALCKQDKNLDFCKK, encoded by the coding sequence ATGCTATACGGTACGTATTTGGCTCTTTTGCTCTTCTTGTCGGCGTCTGTAGGATTGGCTTCGCCCAATTCACTGACCTATCAAGGCCGTATTCTTAAATCCGACGGAGCACCTCTCGAACACAACAGCGTCAGCTTTCTTTTTGAGATCACCAACAACTCTGGATCTTGCGTTATCTACCGTGAACAAAAGAACGGCATCAATATGACGAACAGTCATGGTGTCTTCGACGTTCCTATCGGTACGGGAACAAAGATGTTTCCATCATCACCCACAAAAACTTTGTTAAGTGCTTTTGATAACAGCGTCGTTCACGACTGTGCTGACGGCGATAACAATGTCGCAGGCACGTACACTCCCGCCGTTGGACATACGCGTTTGTTACGCGTGCAGTTTCACGATGGCAGCGGCTGGAAAGTCATCAGTCCTGATAACGAAATTCGTACTGTGCCGTACGCCGCATATGCAAAGTCCGCTGAAAAATTGGGAGAGAACCTGGCCTCTGATTTTGTCATTAAAACAGGGATCCCGACGTGCGGAGCCAGTGAGTTTTTAACTTGGAATGGAACAGCCCTTTCTTGTTCCGCCGTCAGCGGAGCTAGCGGCGGGACCGTCACAAACGTTTCGTCTGCGAATGCATATCTCTCTGTCACTAATGGAACCTCTACACCACAATTGACGGTGAATGTGGGTACGGTTGCGGGAACTGTCGCTGCCGGTAATGACTCACGCTTTACAGACGCGCGCACTCCTTCAGGTTCTGCCGGAGGAGATTTAAGCGGAACTTACCCCAATCCTTCCGTTGCGAAACTTCAAGGTGTCGCTGTTTCTGCGGTCGCTCCGACTTCAGGTCATTTCTTGAAGTATGATGGCACGAATTGGTTGAGCTCGGCCATTGCGATTGCTGACGTCACGAACTTATCGACGACGTTAAGCAACTATCACACAGTAGCTGCTTTCAATGCGGCGGTCGGAAGCGGAAACTGCGCGGCTCACCAAACTCCTTATTGGAATTCTGTTTCGGGTTCGTTCCAATGTCAGGCAATCAATGTTTCCGTTGCGGGTGATGTGAGTGGAACTATTGGTGCGGTTTCCGTAAATAAAATCAAAGGTGTTGATGTTGATACAACCGGTTTAGCTTCAGGCCAGGTGTTGAAATACGATGGAACAAAATGGGCTCCTGCAAATGACTCGAATGCGGGCGGTACTATTACAAACATCGCAACAGGTACTGGCTTAAGTGGTGGTCCTATTACTTCGACAGGAACTATTTCATTGGCAAATACGGCGGTGACGGCGGGCTCTTATGGATCTGCAACTCAAGTCGGTACGTTCACTGTTGATGCTCAAGGCCGCTTAACTGCCGCGGGCAATACCGCCATTACATTCCCCGTTACATCTGTCGCTACAAAAACTGGCGCGGTGACTCTTGACTATGGCGACATTAACAACGCTGCTACAAAATATCTTACTTATCGACCTAACAATGTTGCTTGTACAGACGGTCAGGTTTTGAAATGGATCACTGCCAACTCTCGTTGGGAGTGTGCGAATGACACGGACACTTCAAGTGGTGGTACGGTTACAAATATCGCAACAGGTACTGGCTTAACTGGTGGACCTATTACTTCCACAGGAACTATTTCTCTTGCGAACACAGCGGTGACTGCGGGTTCCTATACTCGTGCAAATATCACAGTCGATGCACAGGGCCGTTTGACGGCGGCTAGCAATGGCGCTTCCGTCAATCTTGCGAGTGAAGTCACCGGCACTTTGCCTGTTGCGAATGGTGGCACAGGAGCGACATCTCTGACGGCGAATCGTCTGCTAGCTTCCAATGGCACTGGCAGCGCGATAACAGCCTTCAACTGCGCAACAGGACAGCTTGTTACGTTCGATGCGACTGGCATGATGATCTGTTCAACATTCACGACCAGTTCTGTTTTTGTGAATGGAGGAAATTCTTTTGGTGCCGCGGGTGTTCTTGGAACCAATGATTCAAACGCCATGAATATTGAAACGAACAATACAACTCGTCTTACAATCAGCGCCGCTGGTGATCTTGCCGTGAACACAACGATAGATACAAATGCGAAAATGAAAATTCGCTCTGGCTCGACAACCCAAGTTCCGATGATTCTCGACTCCCCGGCTTCGGGTATTCCGTCGATTGATTTCCTTCGTAACGGAACCTGGAAGGGAACTCTTGGATTCGCAAATGGCGCTGGCGATGAATTTTATATCTCTAACGGAGTGAACGGACCTATTATTTTTGACACTAATAACGATGAAAAAATGCGTGTTCAGGCCGATGGCAAAGTCGGCATTGGTTCTAGCGGCCCTGGAGCACTTCTTCAAGTCGGTGCTTGGGACGCGCAGGCCACTTACAACAGTATTTTCGTCGGCAGTTATCACAACACTTTGGGTCAAGCGCAGTTTGTCGGTAATTGGAACAGTACAGGTTATTGGGGTATCGGTCCCGTGGCAAATCCTGCCAATGGTGTCGTGCGCATCGGAAACGCAAATCCAACCGGTGACTGGAGAGCTACTCAAGATTTAGCTCTGCAAGTTCCAGGGCGAATCGGAATTGGTGCAACGACCACAAATCCTGAAAGAGTCCTCCATATCAAAGGGACTGGCGGTTCCGATGACGACGTATACATACAATCGCAACACAGCTCGACGGGCGAGGGTGCTTTGATCCTGACACGCGCTCGCGACTCTGCCGGAGCTCCCGCCGCTGTTCTGACAAATGATAGTTTAGGCTTTCTTTCCTTCCGTGGATACGACGGCGCCGCATTTGTGAACGCCGGAAGTATTTCGTCGTATGCCGCTTCGGATTTTGCGACATCCAAGTCGGCGATATTGACCTTCAATACTCTCGCATCGGGAACTGTCGCGGAACGAATGAGAATTCATTCTAACGGCTACGTCGGTATCGGAACGACATTACCTGGAGGACACCTCTCGGTTTCTTCGGCGTCCGCCTATACGATGATTTACAACACCAACACAGCCGCCGGCGGTCAGGCATGGAGATGGTTGTCCTCATCCACGGCGGCTCCGCTCGGTGCAGACTCCATGTGCTTTGCGCTGAACGTTTGTTATTTCAGTTTATATGCGACAGGTAATGCGACTCTTTCGGGAACTTTGACTCAGTCTTCGGATGTTCGCCTTAAGAATGATATCACGCCGATCCTCAACGCCCTGGATAAAATCACAAACATTCAGGGTGTGACTTATCAATGGATCGATAAAGAAAAAGACCAATCAAAACAAATGGGTCTTATCGCTCAAGATGTTGAGAAGGTTTTCCCTGAGGTCGTTAAAACAGATAAAAACGGATTTAAGTCTGTTGCCTATCAAAACTTGGTGGCTCCAATCATTGAAGCCATTAAAGAGGTGAATCACCGATGGTCTTCGGACTCACAAATCATTCACAAAGAATTGGTCGCGCAAAAACGAGAGATCGCTTCTCTCAAAGAAGAAAATAAAAAATTGAAAACACAGGTTGAAGAAATCTCTTCCATCAAAAAAGCGCTGTGCAAACAAGATAAGAATCTCGACTTCTGCAAAAAATAA
- the dsbD gene encoding protein-disulfide reductase DsbD has protein sequence MNFSLKHILVLALLFSFGPRSWAQVADPENTDPLLVETKVLPYEWSPGQGGSLEIKMKLPEGYHAYEDQFKVIILEPDGFQIAPFKVEPLKKWFDKFSKRERQGVERSATLTAHIEAPSRFLKRHDKMKLELVYQACTDQFCLFPTTKIIDVPISVTVVEGEAQLQAAEVKPMEKAPFFDAGGFQKYLGTSMLTGLFFVFIAGIFTSFTPCIFPMIPITLAVLGNHANERTRLQNFITSCFYVLGIATTYSLLGLLAASTGGVFGATLGNPYVLSVICVIFLAMALSMYGLYDLQVPAFIRNRLGTGKQKQGLGGAYLTGLFAGIVASPCVGPVLVAILTFVASTQNKMMGFLYLFVYALGLGLIFIALGVFTELSRALPRSGPWMNGFKFVLGTLMLSAFYYYLELLLPDRWFDLALGVGLITLASIYGAFLATGSGVSPFKRIRKGLMQAVLIVGIGYIAISAFDLRPYIQGRIMANDSLNQIQKINWQPYSEELLEKAAKEQKPVIIDFWADWCVACHELEEQTFTDARVRAMAQNYVLLKFDATKDSEQLKALKKKYNIQGLPTVIFINPHGVWIDSLTLTQFEKADAFLKRMEKAGQ, from the coding sequence ATGAATTTCAGCCTGAAGCACATTTTAGTACTGGCCCTTCTCTTCAGCTTTGGTCCTAGGTCGTGGGCGCAAGTCGCCGATCCTGAGAATACAGATCCTTTATTAGTAGAAACGAAAGTTCTTCCTTATGAATGGAGTCCCGGCCAAGGCGGCAGTCTTGAAATTAAAATGAAACTGCCTGAGGGCTATCACGCTTACGAAGATCAATTCAAAGTGATCATCCTTGAACCGGATGGTTTTCAAATCGCACCGTTCAAAGTGGAACCTCTCAAAAAATGGTTCGATAAATTTTCCAAACGCGAGCGGCAAGGTGTCGAGAGGTCCGCGACACTGACGGCGCATATCGAAGCGCCTTCCCGCTTTTTAAAACGTCACGACAAAATGAAACTGGAACTGGTCTATCAAGCCTGCACGGACCAGTTTTGCTTATTCCCAACGACAAAGATTATTGATGTCCCTATTTCCGTGACGGTCGTTGAGGGTGAAGCGCAATTGCAAGCGGCTGAAGTCAAGCCCATGGAAAAAGCTCCGTTCTTTGATGCTGGAGGTTTTCAGAAATACTTAGGCACAAGCATGTTGACGGGTTTGTTCTTCGTTTTCATCGCGGGTATCTTCACAAGCTTCACGCCCTGTATTTTCCCGATGATTCCGATCACTCTTGCGGTTTTAGGAAATCACGCCAATGAGCGCACACGTTTGCAAAACTTCATCACGAGTTGCTTCTATGTTTTGGGAATCGCGACCACTTATTCTCTTTTAGGTTTGCTGGCGGCCTCCACCGGAGGCGTCTTCGGCGCAACACTGGGGAATCCATACGTTCTGTCCGTCATTTGCGTGATCTTTTTGGCGATGGCCTTAAGCATGTACGGTCTTTACGATTTGCAAGTTCCGGCGTTTATCCGCAACCGCTTGGGTACGGGAAAACAAAAGCAAGGACTTGGCGGCGCTTATCTAACAGGATTGTTTGCGGGTATTGTCGCAAGTCCTTGTGTCGGACCAGTGCTTGTTGCGATTTTGACTTTCGTGGCTTCAACACAGAACAAGATGATGGGATTTTTATATCTCTTCGTCTATGCCTTGGGATTGGGTTTGATCTTTATCGCCTTGGGTGTATTCACAGAGTTGAGCCGTGCCTTGCCACGCTCCGGCCCGTGGATGAACGGATTTAAATTTGTTCTTGGCACTTTGATGTTGAGCGCTTTTTATTATTACTTGGAATTACTCCTGCCCGACCGCTGGTTTGATCTTGCACTAGGTGTGGGCTTGATCACACTGGCAAGCATCTATGGCGCCTTCCTTGCGACCGGTTCCGGAGTCAGCCCTTTCAAGCGTATTCGCAAAGGACTGATGCAAGCCGTTCTTATCGTCGGAATTGGTTACATTGCGATCTCCGCCTTTGATCTTCGTCCTTACATTCAGGGACGTATCATGGCCAACGACAGCTTGAACCAAATTCAAAAAATAAATTGGCAGCCTTATTCTGAAGAGCTTTTGGAAAAAGCGGCTAAAGAACAAAAGCCCGTGATTATCGACTTCTGGGCCGACTGGTGCGTCGCATGTCATGAGCTGGAAGAACAGACATTCACGGACGCTCGCGTGCGCGCCATGGCGCAGAACTATGTACTTTTAAAATTCGATGCTACGAAAGACTCGGAGCAGTTGAAAGCCTTGAAGAAGAAATACAACATTCAAGGCTTGCCCACAGTGATCTTTATCAATCCTCACGGTGTGTGGATTGATTCACTGACTCTCACCCAATTCGAAAAAGCCGATGCCTTTTTGAAGAGAATGGAAAAAGCGGGACAATAA